Proteins encoded by one window of Chromobacterium violaceum ATCC 12472:
- a CDS encoding phospho-2-dehydro-3-deoxyheptonate aldolase (catalyzes the formation of 3-deoxy-D-arabino-hept-2-ulosonate 7-phosphate from phosphoenolpyruvate and D-erythrose 4-phosphate), which translates to MIVVMNAGASEADVNAVVARIERAGLAAHVSRGMERTVIGAVGEERGLEPGGFEAMAGVERALRVVGDDRIVSRAAQPEDSAVRVGRTVFGAGGAAWLGGCAQDWGEAALRAAARHVAAAGGKLLYAGGGRSHASPYHYQAMGVAELERLCDAAGEAGLGAVAELRDVRLLDSHLELQTEALLLPPQALSNVELLREVGRVNKTVILQRDNRLTLDEWLAAAEHVALGGNHQIVLCECGGDGQSVSLDVGSLLSLRKRTHLPVIAAGPLAADPLAARALARAALTSGACGLMLECAGWTESEAVAWQTYLAGIAA; encoded by the coding sequence ATGATAGTGGTGATGAATGCGGGCGCGAGCGAGGCCGATGTCAATGCCGTGGTGGCCAGGATAGAGCGCGCCGGTCTGGCTGCCCATGTCTCCCGCGGCATGGAGCGCACGGTGATAGGCGCGGTGGGCGAGGAGCGCGGGCTGGAGCCCGGCGGCTTCGAGGCCATGGCCGGCGTGGAGCGCGCGCTCAGGGTGGTCGGCGATGACCGCATCGTTTCCAGGGCCGCTCAGCCGGAGGATAGCGCCGTGCGGGTGGGGCGGACGGTGTTCGGCGCCGGCGGCGCGGCCTGGCTGGGCGGCTGCGCGCAGGACTGGGGCGAAGCCGCGCTTCGCGCCGCCGCGCGCCATGTGGCGGCCGCCGGCGGCAAGCTGCTGTACGCGGGCGGCGGCCGCAGCCATGCCAGTCCCTACCATTACCAGGCGATGGGCGTGGCCGAACTGGAGCGCCTTTGCGACGCGGCCGGCGAGGCCGGGCTGGGCGCCGTCGCCGAATTGCGCGACGTCCGCCTGCTGGACTCGCATCTGGAACTGCAGACGGAGGCGCTGCTGCTGCCGCCGCAAGCGCTCAGCAATGTCGAATTGCTGCGCGAAGTCGGCCGCGTAAATAAGACTGTCATCCTGCAGCGGGACAATCGCCTGACGCTGGACGAGTGGCTGGCGGCGGCCGAGCATGTGGCGCTTGGCGGCAATCACCAGATCGTGCTGTGCGAATGCGGAGGGGATGGCCAGTCTGTCAGCCTGGATGTCGGGAGCCTGCTCAGCCTGCGCAAGCGGACCCACTTGCCGGTCATCGCCGCGGGCCCCTTGGCTGCCGATCCGCTTGCCGCCCGCGCGCTGGCGCGCGCCGCGCTGACTTCAGGCGCCTGCGGCCTGATGCTGGAGTGCGCGGGGTGGACGGAGTCTGAAGCCGTCGCCTGGCAAACGTATCTGGCCGGCATCGCCGCATGA
- a CDS encoding uracil-DNA glycosylase family protein: MSALADLLGEIAACRVCEAALPCGPRPALRAAAGARILLAGQAPGRKVHESGVPWDDASGKRLREWLAVDAETFYDPECFAIVPMGFCYPGTGPSGDLPPRPECRRLWHPRLLPLLERVELVLAVGYYAQAYHLAARKRSLTETVAAWREYFPAVMPLPHPSPRNQMWLARNRWFESELLPALRARVAEVLGR; encoded by the coding sequence ATGAGCGCATTGGCGGACCTGCTGGGCGAGATCGCCGCTTGCCGGGTCTGCGAGGCGGCATTGCCTTGCGGGCCGAGGCCGGCGCTCAGGGCGGCGGCGGGAGCGCGCATCCTGCTGGCAGGCCAGGCGCCTGGCCGCAAGGTGCACGAGAGCGGCGTGCCCTGGGACGACGCCAGTGGCAAGCGCCTGCGCGAGTGGCTGGCTGTGGATGCGGAAACGTTTTACGATCCGGAATGCTTCGCCATCGTGCCGATGGGGTTTTGCTATCCGGGCACCGGGCCCAGCGGAGATCTGCCGCCGCGTCCGGAATGCCGCCGCCTGTGGCATCCCCGGCTACTGCCGCTGCTGGAGCGGGTGGAGCTGGTATTGGCGGTGGGGTATTACGCGCAGGCTTATCATCTGGCTGCGCGCAAGCGCAGTTTGACCGAGACGGTGGCGGCTTGGCGCGAGTATTTCCCGGCGGTGATGCCGTTGCCGCATCCCAGTCCGCGCAACCAGATGTGGCTGGCGCGCAACCGCTGGTTCGAATCCGAGTTGCTGCCGGCGCTGCGCGCAAGGGTGGCCGAGGTGTTGGGGAGGTAG
- a CDS encoding nitronate monooxygenase produces the protein MPIVIGGMGVDISTAQLALEAARLGGVGHISDAMVPTVADRRFNTKFVKNKLAQYKFNVENPDKSVVRFDLGMLEEATRLHVGNAMQQKQGEGLVFINCMEKLTMNAPKETLRVRMRAALDAGIDGITLAAGLHLGSFSLIEDHPRFRDAKLGIIVSSLRALQLFLKKNSRCGRLPDYVVVEGPLAGGHLGFGMDWAQYDLASIFTEIRDWLRAEQLDIPLIPAGGIFTGSDAAGFLDAGAGAVQVATRFTVTRECGLPEKVQQEYFKSNEEDIEVNQLSPTGYPMRMIKSCPAIGDSIRPNCEAYGYLLDAKGGCSYIDAYHKAHEENPGQRRVPVWEKTCLCTHMRNFDCWTCGHYAYRLKDTTHKRADGSYQMLSAEHVFLDYQHSKDHKIALPRREECLLAG, from the coding sequence GTGCCTATCGTGATAGGCGGCATGGGCGTGGACATTTCTACCGCCCAATTGGCTCTGGAGGCCGCGCGCCTGGGCGGCGTCGGTCATATTTCCGACGCGATGGTGCCCACCGTGGCCGACCGTCGTTTCAATACCAAGTTCGTCAAGAATAAGCTAGCCCAGTACAAGTTTAACGTCGAGAACCCGGACAAGTCCGTGGTTCGCTTCGACTTGGGCATGCTGGAAGAGGCGACCCGCCTGCATGTCGGCAATGCCATGCAACAGAAGCAGGGCGAGGGCCTGGTGTTCATCAACTGCATGGAAAAGCTGACGATGAATGCCCCCAAGGAGACATTGCGAGTGCGGATGCGCGCGGCGCTGGATGCCGGCATCGACGGCATCACGCTTGCCGCCGGCCTGCATCTGGGGTCGTTCTCCCTGATCGAAGACCATCCGCGTTTCCGTGACGCCAAGCTGGGCATCATCGTTTCCTCGTTGCGGGCGCTGCAGCTGTTCCTGAAGAAGAACAGCCGCTGCGGCCGTCTGCCGGACTATGTGGTGGTGGAAGGCCCCCTGGCCGGCGGTCATCTGGGCTTCGGCATGGATTGGGCCCAATACGACCTGGCAAGCATTTTTACCGAAATCCGCGACTGGCTGCGGGCCGAGCAGCTGGACATCCCGCTGATTCCGGCCGGCGGCATCTTCACCGGCAGCGATGCCGCAGGCTTTCTGGACGCGGGCGCCGGCGCGGTGCAGGTCGCGACCCGTTTCACGGTGACCCGCGAATGCGGCTTGCCGGAGAAGGTTCAGCAGGAGTACTTCAAGTCCAACGAAGAGGACATCGAGGTCAACCAGCTGTCGCCGACCGGCTATCCGATGCGCATGATCAAGAGTTGCCCGGCGATCGGCGACAGCATCCGTCCGAATTGCGAGGCCTACGGCTATCTGCTGGATGCCAAGGGCGGCTGTTCCTATATCGACGCCTATCACAAGGCGCACGAGGAAAACCCGGGCCAGCGCCGCGTGCCGGTCTGGGAGAAGACCTGCCTGTGCACCCACATGCGCAATTTCGACTGCTGGACTTGCGGCCACTACGCGTATCGCCTCAAGGATACGACGCACAAACGCGCCGATGGCAGCTACCAGATGCTGAGCGCGGAACATGTCTTCCTCGATTATCAGCACAGCAAGGATCACAAGATCGCCCTTCCGCGCCGGGAGGAGTGCCTGCTCGCGGGTTGA
- the folE gene encoding GTP cyclohydrolase I yields MSKIDKQDQQEAISQRIRYRLQAAGARFHANDNISAFIEDGELDALQEEVQAKLKGVLESLVIDTANDHNTQETAKRVAKMFVREVFRGRYVSMPPCTEFPNVEHLNELMIIGPITVRSACSHHLCPIIGRVWVGVLPNEASNLIGLSKYARLIDWVMTRPQIQEEAVSQIADLLMQKLQPDGLAIVMEADHFCMHWRGVKDSNSKMTNSVMRGSFLTNPDLRKEFLSLMRK; encoded by the coding sequence ATGAGCAAAATCGACAAGCAGGACCAGCAGGAAGCGATATCGCAGCGCATCCGTTACCGGTTGCAGGCGGCGGGGGCGCGCTTCCATGCCAACGACAATATATCGGCCTTTATCGAGGACGGAGAGCTGGATGCATTGCAGGAAGAGGTGCAGGCCAAGCTCAAGGGCGTGCTGGAAAGCTTGGTGATCGATACCGCGAACGACCACAACACGCAGGAGACCGCGAAGCGGGTGGCGAAGATGTTCGTCCGCGAAGTATTTCGGGGGCGCTACGTGTCGATGCCTCCCTGCACCGAATTCCCGAATGTCGAGCATCTGAACGAGCTGATGATCATCGGGCCGATCACGGTGCGCAGCGCCTGCTCCCATCATCTTTGCCCCATCATCGGCCGGGTGTGGGTGGGCGTGCTGCCGAACGAGGCTTCGAACCTGATCGGGCTGTCCAAATACGCCCGCCTGATAGATTGGGTGATGACCCGTCCGCAGATACAGGAAGAGGCGGTATCGCAGATAGCGGATTTGCTGATGCAGAAGCTGCAGCCTGACGGTCTGGCCATCGTGATGGAGGCGGATCACTTCTGCATGCACTGGCGCGGCGTGAAGGACAGCAACAGCAAGATGACCAATAGCGTGATGCGCGGCTCCTTCCTGACCAATCCGGACCTGCGCAAGGAATTTCTGTCCTTGATGCGGAAGTGA
- a CDS encoding FKBP-type peptidyl-prolyl cis-trans isomerase, translating to MFSTRMISALALLACASGAQAANAPAAQTLSSGVKIEVLVAGKGVKPSSGDTVKVNYRGTFKDGKEFDSSYKNGGPISFPLNRVIPCWTQGVSALTVGSKAKLYCPANTAYGSRGVPGVIPPDTPLYFEVELLSIQK from the coding sequence ATGTTTTCCACACGAATGATTTCCGCCCTGGCCCTGCTGGCCTGCGCGAGCGGCGCGCAGGCCGCGAATGCCCCGGCAGCGCAAACCCTGTCTTCCGGCGTCAAGATCGAGGTGTTGGTCGCGGGCAAGGGCGTGAAGCCCTCCAGCGGCGATACCGTCAAGGTCAATTACCGCGGCACGTTCAAGGATGGCAAGGAGTTCGACAGCTCCTACAAGAATGGCGGACCGATCAGCTTCCCGCTGAATCGCGTGATCCCGTGCTGGACCCAGGGCGTCAGCGCGTTGACGGTCGGCAGCAAGGCCAAACTGTATTGCCCGGCCAATACCGCATATGGCAGCCGTGGCGTGCCGGGCGTGATTCCGCCTGATACGCCGCTGTATTTCGAAGTGGAACTGCTGTCCATCCAGAAGTAG
- a CDS encoding GAF domain-containing protein — translation MAENLIIENGSKEDKYQVLLPQAHALIAGETDIVAALANLSAALASTFGWLWTGFYLVKGEQLVLGPFQGPIACTRIPKGRGVCGSAWAQNRTLLVDDVDAFPGHIACSSSARSEVVVPIRDASGKVAAVLDIDSDQLASFDQTDAVYLERIVAPLAGLFAPAG, via the coding sequence ATGGCAGAAAATCTCATCATCGAAAACGGCAGCAAGGAAGACAAGTATCAGGTTTTGCTGCCGCAAGCCCATGCGCTGATCGCCGGAGAGACAGACATCGTCGCGGCGCTGGCCAATCTGTCCGCCGCGCTGGCGTCCACCTTCGGCTGGCTATGGACCGGCTTCTATCTGGTCAAGGGCGAACAACTGGTGCTGGGTCCGTTCCAGGGGCCGATCGCCTGCACGCGCATCCCGAAAGGCCGCGGCGTCTGCGGCAGCGCCTGGGCTCAGAACCGCACGCTGCTGGTCGACGACGTCGATGCCTTTCCCGGCCATATCGCCTGCTCGTCGAGCGCACGCTCCGAGGTGGTGGTGCCGATCCGCGACGCCTCCGGCAAGGTCGCCGCCGTGCTGGACATCGATTCCGACCAGTTGGCCAGTTTCGACCAGACCGACGCCGTCTATCTGGAACGCATCGTCGCGCCGCTCGCCGGACTATTCGCCCCAGCCGGCTGA
- the phbB gene encoding acetoacetyl-CoA reductase: MTKRIALVTGGMGGIGTAICKALAEAGHIVVTTYSKPGREASWHADMKGLGFSDIHSYLCDVTDFAACQDVAARIAKDVGQVDILVNNAGITRDASFRKQSKDDWDAVIRTNLDSVFNMTKPVLDNMLETGFGRIINISSINGQKGQFGQTNYSAAKAGMHGFTMALAQEVAKKGVTVNTISPGYIATEMVMAVPEDVRNKIIAQIPVGRLGRPEEIAALVTFLCSDNAGFITGSNIAMNGGQHMM, encoded by the coding sequence ATGACGAAAAGGATTGCGTTAGTTACCGGTGGCATGGGCGGTATCGGCACCGCCATCTGCAAAGCCTTGGCTGAAGCGGGGCATATCGTGGTAACCACGTACAGCAAACCGGGCCGCGAAGCGTCCTGGCATGCCGACATGAAGGGACTGGGTTTCAGCGACATCCACAGCTACCTGTGCGACGTCACGGACTTCGCCGCCTGCCAGGATGTGGCTGCCCGCATCGCCAAGGACGTCGGCCAGGTCGATATCCTGGTCAACAATGCAGGCATCACCCGCGACGCCAGCTTCAGGAAACAGAGCAAGGACGACTGGGACGCCGTGATCCGCACCAACCTGGACTCGGTATTCAACATGACCAAGCCCGTGCTGGACAATATGCTGGAAACGGGCTTTGGCCGCATCATCAACATTTCGTCCATCAATGGCCAGAAGGGCCAATTCGGCCAAACGAACTACTCCGCGGCCAAGGCTGGCATGCACGGCTTCACCATGGCGCTGGCTCAGGAAGTGGCCAAGAAGGGCGTGACCGTCAACACCATCTCTCCCGGCTACATCGCCACCGAAATGGTGATGGCGGTGCCGGAAGATGTGCGCAACAAGATCATCGCCCAGATCCCGGTCGGCCGCCTGGGCCGCCCGGAGGAGATCGCCGCACTGGTGACCTTCCTCTGCTCCGACAACGCCGGCTTCATCACCGGCAGCAATATCGCCATGAACGGCGGCCAGCACATGATGTAA
- the rsgA gene encoding ribosome small subunit-dependent GTPase A: protein MTASTGQIIRSHGRRFIVEADGQTFDCTTRGKRVDYACGDIVDILIQNREQAVIERAHERRSLLYRQDEWKTKVIAANVTRILFVIAAVPTPNEELLGRCLIAAEAGDIDPVIVVNKSDLPETTALLEKLQLYVNLGYKLVTLSAKQDFSPLKPLLSGHTSVLVGQSGMGKSTLTNALLPDANARIGDISEALDSGRHTTTHATLYHLDENSHLIDSPGLQEFGLKHLKSTDLIHYFPEMRRYIGQCRFHNCSHCVEPNCAIIAAAEQGAISKHRLDLLQRLSRELG, encoded by the coding sequence ATGACAGCCAGCACCGGACAAATCATACGCAGCCACGGCCGTCGCTTCATCGTCGAGGCGGACGGCCAGACGTTCGATTGCACCACGCGCGGCAAGCGCGTCGACTATGCCTGCGGCGACATCGTCGATATCCTGATCCAGAACCGCGAACAGGCGGTGATAGAGCGCGCGCATGAGCGGCGCAGCCTGCTCTACCGCCAGGACGAATGGAAAACCAAGGTGATCGCGGCCAACGTCACGCGCATCCTGTTCGTGATCGCCGCCGTGCCCACGCCCAATGAAGAACTGCTGGGGCGGTGCCTGATCGCCGCGGAAGCCGGGGACATCGATCCCGTGATCGTGGTCAACAAGAGCGATCTGCCGGAAACCACGGCGCTTCTGGAAAAATTGCAACTCTATGTGAATCTGGGTTACAAGCTGGTCACATTGTCGGCGAAGCAGGATTTTTCACCGCTGAAACCCTTGCTCAGCGGACATACCAGCGTGTTGGTCGGCCAATCCGGCATGGGCAAATCCACACTGACCAACGCGCTGCTGCCAGACGCCAATGCGCGAATCGGCGATATTTCGGAAGCGCTTGACTCAGGCCGCCACACCACCACCCATGCCACGCTATACCACCTCGATGAAAACAGTCATCTGATAGACTCTCCGGGCCTGCAGGAATTCGGCTTGAAACACCTGAAATCGACGGATTTAATTCATTATTTCCCTGAAATGCGCAGATACATTGGCCAGTGTCGCTTCCATAACTGTTCGCATTGCGTGGAACCGAACTGTGCGATCATTGCAGCTGCAGAACAGGGAGCAATTTCTAAACATAGACTGGATCTACTGCAAAGGCTGAGCCGAGAACTAGGCTAA
- a CDS encoding 4a-hydroxytetrahydrobiopterin dehydratase, with translation MNLLELSCTPQHGQSPLADNTVKQLLSTLPDWEIVGIELRKTYRFANYHETMAFVNALAWIANQEDHHPDMSVHYNRAVVNFSTHDAGGLTLNDFICAAKTEALFRRP, from the coding sequence ATGAACCTGTTGGAGCTATCCTGCACTCCTCAGCATGGCCAGAGTCCGCTGGCCGACAACACCGTCAAGCAACTGCTCTCCACGCTGCCGGACTGGGAAATCGTCGGCATCGAGCTGCGCAAGACCTATCGCTTCGCCAATTACCACGAGACCATGGCCTTCGTGAACGCGCTGGCCTGGATCGCCAACCAGGAAGACCATCATCCGGACATGTCGGTCCACTACAATCGCGCAGTCGTGAACTTCAGCACCCACGACGCAGGCGGACTCACCCTCAACGACTTCATTTGCGCGGCCAAGACCGAAGCCCTGTTCCGCCGCCCATGA
- a CDS encoding M48 family metallopeptidase, with amino-acid sequence MTEAFSLLFAAALTLTLCLKLWLGWRHIRHIARHRDQVPAAFRDSITLEQHRHAADYTIAKTKLGLLSAWVDTALIAAFTFGGGLQWLAVHSMQWLANPLLSGMALIVSVAVISSLVSLPFTLYGTFGIESRFGFNKTTIALFMADMIKGALVGAAIGLPLLALVLWLMEISGPLWWLWVWLVWSGFQLLMVALYPTLIAPLFNKFKPLEDEMLKTRIEALLQRAGFKSQGVFVMDGSRRSSHGNAYFTGFGSAKRIVFFDTLLSQLSHAEIEAVLAHELGHFKRRHIVKRIALAFALSLALLWLLGQLLHAPWFYAGLGVAAPSTAMALILFLTATPAFTFPLTPLSSRMSRVHEYEADDFASEQTRADDLVSALVKLYRDNASTLTPDPIHSAFYDSHPPAALRIQHLKGNHA; translated from the coding sequence ATGACCGAGGCTTTCTCCCTACTGTTCGCCGCCGCGCTGACGCTAACCCTATGCCTGAAGCTTTGGCTGGGCTGGCGCCATATCCGACACATCGCCCGCCATCGCGACCAGGTTCCGGCGGCCTTCCGCGACAGCATCACCTTGGAGCAGCACCGGCACGCCGCCGACTACACCATCGCCAAGACCAAGCTGGGCCTGCTGTCCGCCTGGGTGGACACCGCGCTGATCGCGGCTTTCACTTTCGGCGGTGGATTGCAATGGCTGGCCGTCCACAGCATGCAATGGCTCGCCAACCCGCTGCTGTCGGGCATGGCGCTGATCGTGTCGGTCGCCGTGATCAGCAGCTTGGTTTCGCTGCCCTTCACTCTGTACGGCACCTTCGGCATTGAAAGCCGCTTCGGCTTCAATAAGACCACCATCGCGCTGTTCATGGCCGACATGATCAAGGGCGCTCTGGTCGGCGCGGCGATCGGCCTGCCCTTGCTGGCGCTGGTGCTGTGGCTGATGGAGATCTCCGGCCCGCTGTGGTGGCTGTGGGTATGGCTGGTCTGGTCCGGCTTCCAGTTGCTGATGGTCGCGTTGTACCCGACGCTGATCGCGCCGCTGTTCAACAAGTTCAAACCGCTGGAGGATGAGATGCTCAAAACCCGCATTGAAGCCTTGCTCCAGCGCGCCGGCTTCAAAAGCCAGGGCGTGTTCGTGATGGACGGCTCGCGCCGCTCCAGCCACGGCAATGCCTACTTCACCGGCTTCGGCTCCGCCAAGCGCATTGTGTTCTTCGACACGCTGCTATCCCAGCTCAGCCACGCCGAGATCGAAGCGGTGCTGGCGCACGAGCTGGGCCACTTCAAGCGCCGCCACATCGTCAAGCGCATCGCCTTGGCCTTCGCCTTGTCTCTGGCCTTGCTGTGGCTGCTGGGCCAATTGCTGCATGCGCCATGGTTCTACGCCGGCCTCGGCGTCGCCGCGCCCAGCACGGCGATGGCGCTGATCCTGTTCCTTACCGCGACGCCGGCCTTCACTTTCCCGCTGACGCCGCTGTCCAGCCGGATGTCCCGCGTCCATGAATACGAGGCCGACGATTTCGCGTCGGAACAGACCCGGGCGGACGACCTGGTCAGCGCCTTGGTCAAGCTGTACCGCGACAACGCGTCCACGCTGACGCCGGACCCCATCCATTCCGCCTTCTACGATTCGCACCCGCCAGCGGCGCTGCGCATCCAACACCTGAAAGGAAACCACGCATGA
- the orn gene encoding oligoribonuclease — MAQDTNNLIWLDMEMTGLNPDQDRIIEVAMIVTDSNLNVLAESPVLVIHQPDAILDGMDDWNKNTHGKSGLIEKVKNSTVSEAEAEQLLLEFMMQHVPERATPMCGNTIHQDRRFMARWMPKLEAYFHYRNLDVSTLKELCKRWRPEIAKGVVKRGKHEALADILESIEEMRYYREHFLKV, encoded by the coding sequence ATGGCACAAGATACCAATAACCTCATCTGGCTCGACATGGAGATGACGGGCCTGAACCCGGATCAGGACCGCATCATCGAGGTGGCGATGATCGTCACCGACAGCAATCTGAACGTCCTGGCGGAGTCGCCGGTGCTGGTGATTCACCAGCCGGACGCCATTCTGGACGGCATGGACGACTGGAACAAGAACACCCACGGCAAGAGCGGGCTGATCGAAAAGGTGAAGAATTCCACGGTCAGCGAAGCCGAGGCGGAGCAACTGCTGCTGGAGTTCATGATGCAGCACGTGCCGGAGCGCGCGACGCCGATGTGCGGCAACACCATCCATCAGGACCGCCGCTTCATGGCGCGCTGGATGCCGAAGCTGGAAGCCTATTTCCATTACCGCAACCTGGACGTGTCCACGTTGAAGGAGTTGTGCAAGCGCTGGCGTCCCGAAATCGCCAAGGGCGTGGTCAAGCGCGGCAAGCATGAGGCGCTGGCGGACATCCTGGAGTCGATAGAGGAAATGCGCTACTACCGCGAGCACTTCCTCAAGGTATAA